A window of Streptomyces gilvosporeus contains these coding sequences:
- a CDS encoding amidase codes for MDELAYQPATRLAGMIRRRELSPVELVESCLDRIERRNPAVNAFVTVCADEALQAARRAEREVLTGNPLPPLHGLPVGIKDLDPVAGIRTTQASYAFENTVPEANGISAERLQQAGAIVIGKTNTPEFGHKAITDNFLFGPTSTPFDLTANAGGSSGGAAAAVAEGLVPLAQGSDAGGSLRVPGSLCGVFALMGTFGRVPTVVRPNAFGLLNPMVCYGPVTRTVEDGVLMFEVMAGPHPRDPYSLPAAPERLTEALRRPLTGLRIAYSPDLGGFPVEADVAAVVRESLGALIDDGAEVVEIDIKLPRPHQEFTALWRRMQAVRQVEFLTRMRRAGVDVLAHRDRIAPTYLELLEMGARPSAVDYRLEDVLRSELLDSLEDVFDDHDLIVSPVTSVARIPNAADRTTVGPSEVAGQSVNPLVGWCLTGLYNFIGSPAATVPAGFTPAGLPVGLQVAARRFDEPQVVAACAAMERRRPWHEGYERLELRREREG; via the coding sequence ATGGATGAACTCGCCTATCAGCCGGCCACCCGCCTGGCCGGAATGATCCGCCGCCGGGAGCTGTCCCCGGTCGAGCTGGTCGAGTCCTGCCTCGACCGCATCGAGCGCCGTAACCCCGCGGTCAACGCCTTCGTCACCGTCTGCGCCGACGAGGCCCTCCAGGCCGCCCGGCGAGCGGAGCGCGAGGTGCTGACCGGCAATCCGCTGCCGCCGCTGCACGGGCTGCCCGTGGGGATCAAGGACCTCGACCCGGTGGCGGGAATCCGCACCACCCAGGCATCGTACGCCTTCGAGAACACGGTGCCCGAGGCCAACGGCATCAGCGCCGAACGCCTCCAGCAGGCCGGCGCCATCGTCATCGGCAAAACGAACACCCCGGAGTTCGGCCACAAGGCCATCACCGACAACTTCCTCTTCGGACCGACCAGTACACCCTTCGATCTGACCGCCAACGCGGGCGGCTCCTCCGGGGGCGCCGCCGCGGCCGTCGCCGAGGGCCTGGTGCCCCTCGCCCAGGGCTCCGACGCCGGCGGCTCGCTGCGCGTCCCGGGGTCGCTGTGCGGGGTGTTCGCCCTGATGGGCACCTTCGGCCGGGTCCCCACCGTGGTGCGGCCCAATGCGTTCGGCCTGCTCAACCCCATGGTCTGCTACGGCCCGGTGACCCGTACCGTCGAGGACGGGGTGCTGATGTTCGAGGTGATGGCCGGCCCGCACCCCCGTGACCCGTACTCGCTCCCGGCGGCACCCGAGCGCCTGACGGAGGCCCTGCGCCGCCCGCTGACCGGACTGCGCATCGCCTACTCCCCCGACCTGGGCGGCTTCCCCGTCGAGGCCGATGTGGCCGCGGTCGTCCGGGAATCGCTCGGCGCGCTGATCGACGACGGCGCCGAGGTCGTCGAGATCGACATCAAACTGCCGCGCCCGCACCAGGAGTTCACGGCGCTCTGGCGGCGGATGCAGGCCGTCCGCCAGGTGGAGTTCCTCACCCGTATGCGACGCGCCGGCGTGGACGTCCTCGCCCACCGCGACCGCATCGCGCCCACCTATCTGGAGCTCCTGGAGATGGGCGCGCGCCCCTCGGCCGTCGACTACCGCCTGGAGGACGTACTGCGCAGCGAACTCCTCGACTCCCTGGAGGACGTCTTCGACGACCACGACCTCATCGTGAGCCCGGTGACCTCGGTGGCGCGGATCCCCAACGCCGCCGACCGCACCACCGTCGGCCCCTCCGAAGTCGCAGGACAGAGCGTCAATCCGCTGGTCGGATGGTGCCTGACGGGGCTGTACAACTTCATCGGCAGCCCCGCCGCCACGGTGCCCGCGGGCTTCACCCCGGCCGGGCTGCCGGTCGGCCTCCAGGTCGCCGCACGGCGCTTCGACGAGCCCCAGGTCGTCGCGGCCTGCGCCGCGATGGAGCGCCGCCGCCCGTGGCACGAGGGCTATGAGCGCCTGGAACTGCGGCGCGAGCGGGAAGGCTGA
- a CDS encoding 2-amino-3,7-dideoxy-D-threo-hept-6-ulosonate synthase, which yields MPLLPLSGKSLRLTRLSRPGDGKFLIVPMDHSVADGPIADATGFSRLIGDVVAAGADAVVVHKGRARTIEPGLLNGAALIVHLSASTPHAPDGDAKVLVGSVEEAVRAGADAVSVHINIGSDTEKRQLADLGTIAAGCERWGMPLLAMMYARGPRIQDPRDPALLAHVVSIAVDLGADLVKTVAAGSAEDMAGIVAKTPVPVVVAGGAGDGRSLTDFAHFAMDAGCRGLAVGRRVFHSPDPGAAVRALSAAVHAPRPQTAPNSTSLPELAGAM from the coding sequence GTGCCCCTACTACCTCTGAGCGGAAAATCGCTGCGCCTCACCCGGCTTTCCAGGCCCGGCGACGGAAAATTTCTCATCGTGCCCATGGATCATTCCGTGGCCGACGGACCGATAGCCGACGCCACCGGATTCAGCCGCCTCATCGGCGATGTGGTGGCCGCCGGCGCCGACGCCGTCGTCGTCCACAAGGGGCGCGCCCGCACCATCGAGCCGGGCCTGCTCAACGGCGCCGCCCTGATAGTCCACCTCAGCGCCAGCACTCCGCACGCCCCCGACGGCGACGCCAAGGTCCTGGTCGGCAGCGTGGAGGAGGCGGTGCGCGCCGGGGCTGACGCCGTCAGCGTGCACATCAACATCGGCTCGGACACCGAGAAACGCCAGCTCGCCGATCTCGGCACGATCGCGGCGGGCTGCGAGCGATGGGGTATGCCGCTGCTGGCGATGATGTACGCACGGGGGCCGCGCATCCAGGACCCCCGCGACCCCGCGCTCCTTGCCCATGTGGTGAGCATCGCCGTCGACCTCGGCGCGGACCTCGTCAAGACCGTCGCGGCGGGCTCCGCGGAGGACATGGCGGGCATCGTCGCCAAGACCCCGGTCCCGGTCGTCGTGGCCGGCGGCGCGGGCGACGGCCGCAGCCTCACCGATTTCGCGCATTTCGCGATGGACGCCGGCTGCCGCGGACTCGCCGTCGGCCGCCGGGTCTTCCACAGCCCCGACCCGGGGGCGGCGGTCCGCGCCCTGTCCGCCGCCGTCCATGCACCACGACCGCAAACCGCCCCGAATTCAACCTCCCTACCCGAACTGGCAGGTGCGATGTGA
- a CDS encoding 3-dehydroquinate synthase II family protein — protein sequence MKFAWIDLRSVSADQREALVEAAVHARIDGIVDDGPDILATLPPTVRKVLVAKGPGDGAAAGWDGYDVLLTDVTGHNGLATLQGRVLEGQDSVAAHVPVHDDASLTLACEAARALPYTAVTFKDPTKIPLEIVIAAADKAPGQLICRADSLEEAKIILDVLEKGSEGILLAPTSVAEVLELAELLRTDTPPLQLTELTVESIEHSGLGDRVCVDTCSYLHKDEGILVGSYSHGFILCSSETHPLPYMPTRPFRVNAGALQSYVLGTDNRTNYLSELGAGDAVLAVSTTGRTRRVVVGRVKLESRPLLTIKTRAEDGTLVSLAVQDDWHVRVLGPGDAVRNVTELKKGEKLLGYLATDQRHVGWPVGEFCVEK from the coding sequence GTGAAGTTTGCCTGGATTGACCTTCGTTCCGTTTCCGCCGATCAGCGCGAGGCGCTGGTCGAGGCGGCCGTGCACGCCCGGATCGACGGCATCGTCGACGACGGACCGGACATCCTGGCCACCCTCCCCCCGACCGTGCGCAAGGTACTGGTCGCCAAGGGACCCGGCGACGGGGCCGCCGCGGGCTGGGACGGCTACGACGTGCTGCTCACCGACGTCACCGGCCACAACGGACTCGCCACGCTGCAGGGCCGCGTCCTGGAGGGCCAGGACTCCGTCGCCGCCCATGTGCCGGTGCACGACGACGCCTCGCTGACCCTCGCGTGCGAGGCCGCACGGGCCCTGCCCTACACCGCGGTCACCTTCAAAGACCCCACCAAGATCCCGCTGGAAATCGTGATCGCCGCCGCCGACAAGGCCCCCGGCCAGCTGATCTGCCGGGCCGACTCCCTGGAGGAGGCGAAGATCATCCTCGATGTCCTGGAGAAGGGCTCGGAGGGCATCCTCCTGGCGCCCACGTCCGTCGCCGAGGTGCTGGAGCTGGCCGAACTGCTCCGGACCGACACCCCGCCGCTCCAGCTGACCGAGCTGACCGTGGAGTCCATCGAGCACAGCGGACTCGGCGACCGGGTCTGCGTGGACACGTGCAGCTATCTGCACAAGGACGAGGGCATCCTGGTCGGTTCGTACTCCCACGGGTTCATCCTGTGCTCCAGTGAGACCCACCCGCTGCCCTATATGCCGACCCGGCCGTTCCGGGTCAACGCCGGTGCCCTCCAGTCGTATGTGCTCGGCACCGACAACCGCACCAACTACCTGAGCGAACTGGGCGCCGGCGACGCCGTCCTGGCCGTCAGCACCACCGGACGCACCCGCCGCGTCGTGGTCGGCCGCGTCAAGCTCGAATCACGCCCGCTGCTGACCATCAAGACCCGCGCCGAGGACGGCACCCTGGTCAGCCTCGCCGTCCAGGACGACTGGCACGTCCGGGTCCTGGGCCCCGGGGACGCGGTCCGCAACGTCACCGAGCTCAAGAAGGGCGAGAAGCTGCTGGGCTACCTCGCGACCGACCAGCGCCATGTCGGCTGGCCGGTGGGCGAGTTCTGCGTCGAGAAGTAG
- a CDS encoding SDR family oxidoreductase, whose amino-acid sequence MRNTRERTHNVTNTLNGKVALVTGASRGIGAAIAQRLAADGASVALTYSHSKDRAEEVVAGIRSAGGRAHAIQADSAKDEDIAAAVDETVRTFGGLDILVNNAGGGTFGPVQELPLDAIDTMINVNIRGVVVGIREALRHLPDGGRIITIGSINADRVPFPGGSVYGMTKSAVAGLTRGLSRELGPRGITVNNVQPGPTDTEANPADGPMSSSMLSWMALDRFGRSEEIAAMVSYLAGPEAGFVTGASLDIDGGFGA is encoded by the coding sequence ATGCGAAACACCCGTGAGAGGACGCACAACGTGACGAACACGCTCAACGGCAAGGTCGCCCTGGTCACCGGGGCATCCCGTGGCATCGGGGCGGCGATTGCGCAGCGCCTGGCGGCCGACGGGGCCTCCGTGGCACTGACCTACTCCCACTCCAAGGACCGCGCCGAGGAAGTCGTCGCCGGCATCCGCTCCGCGGGCGGCCGCGCCCATGCCATCCAGGCCGACAGCGCCAAGGACGAGGACATCGCCGCGGCCGTCGACGAAACGGTACGGACCTTCGGCGGCCTGGACATCCTGGTCAACAACGCCGGCGGCGGCACCTTCGGCCCCGTGCAGGAGCTTCCCCTGGACGCCATCGACACCATGATCAATGTGAACATCCGCGGTGTGGTCGTCGGGATCCGCGAGGCGCTGCGGCATCTGCCCGACGGGGGCCGCATCATCACGATCGGCAGCATCAACGCCGACCGCGTTCCCTTCCCCGGCGGTTCCGTCTACGGCATGACCAAGTCGGCGGTGGCCGGACTGACCCGCGGCCTGTCCCGGGAGCTGGGCCCGCGCGGCATCACCGTCAATAACGTCCAGCCCGGCCCGACCGACACGGAGGCCAACCCGGCGGACGGTCCGATGTCCAGCAGCATGCTCAGCTGGATGGCGCTGGACCGGTTCGGCAGGTCCGAGGAAATAGCGGCGATGGTCTCGTATCTCGCCGGTCCCGAGGCCGGGTTCGTCACCGGTGCGAGCCTGGACATCGACGGCGGCTTCGGCGCCTGA
- a CDS encoding MDR family MFS transporter, protein MEETAAAAPLEADNAPRTAAPAEGGEQEEKGLLPIGSTLSLGAVIALLSTTIVSVGMGRLAEVFSVPLSTVQWVSTAYLLAIAVAIPIAGWAMDRFGEKTLWQASLVVYLVGCVLAAVATSVGTLIGARVVQGIGGAMFEPIMLTMLARAAGPKRATTVLSMVQIPITLAPVFGPMVGGVLMDNLDWRSLFWFNIPLGLLCAVLAQRILPTDPPREERGVSRLDVRGLVLLPAALAGLLLGFSQLATGGGIGAPVVQISFGVGAVLLIAYLVHALKMRGVPLIDVRLFATGRFTASALGSFLFGASVYGMMFLLPLFFQQAGGFDAWTSGLLLAPQGVGTVLILPAVGRLVARFGPRAVVLAGMALAAVSTVAYTQLDPAKDTALLVIALLVRGVGLGTTLAPALSTGFASIAPENTGRASSALIASIQLGGSVGTALLAVVVQQQLTDRLGPSGASASAAKTPRLAGPLTEAFGSAFWWTLGICVAGAIVALFLPSAERGGTPAEA, encoded by the coding sequence ATGGAAGAGACCGCGGCGGCAGCCCCGCTGGAAGCCGATAACGCCCCGCGCACGGCGGCGCCCGCCGAGGGAGGCGAGCAGGAGGAAAAGGGCCTGCTGCCCATCGGCTCGACGCTGTCCTTAGGCGCCGTCATCGCCCTGCTCAGCACCACCATCGTGTCGGTGGGCATGGGCCGTCTCGCCGAGGTGTTCTCGGTGCCCCTGTCCACGGTGCAGTGGGTGAGCACCGCCTACCTCCTGGCGATCGCGGTCGCCATCCCGATCGCCGGCTGGGCGATGGACCGGTTCGGGGAGAAGACCCTCTGGCAGGCATCCCTGGTCGTCTATCTCGTCGGCTGTGTCCTGGCCGCCGTCGCCACCAGCGTCGGCACGCTGATCGGTGCCCGCGTCGTCCAGGGCATCGGCGGCGCCATGTTCGAGCCGATCATGCTGACGATGCTGGCCCGCGCGGCCGGTCCCAAGCGCGCCACCACCGTGCTGAGCATGGTGCAGATCCCCATCACCCTCGCCCCGGTCTTCGGCCCGATGGTCGGCGGAGTGCTGATGGACAACCTGGACTGGCGCTCGCTCTTCTGGTTCAACATCCCGCTCGGGCTGTTGTGCGCGGTGCTGGCCCAGCGCATCCTGCCCACCGACCCGCCCCGCGAGGAGCGCGGCGTCTCCCGGCTCGATGTGCGCGGTCTGGTCCTGCTGCCCGCCGCCCTGGCCGGACTGCTCCTCGGTTTCTCCCAACTGGCCACCGGCGGCGGTATCGGCGCCCCGGTCGTGCAGATCTCGTTCGGCGTCGGCGCGGTCCTGCTGATCGCCTATCTGGTGCACGCGCTGAAGATGCGGGGCGTCCCCCTCATCGATGTGCGGCTGTTCGCCACCGGCCGGTTCACCGCCTCGGCCCTGGGCTCGTTCCTGTTCGGCGCCTCGGTCTACGGCATGATGTTCCTGCTCCCGCTGTTCTTCCAGCAGGCCGGCGGGTTCGACGCCTGGACGTCGGGCCTGTTGCTCGCCCCGCAGGGCGTCGGCACGGTCCTGATCCTGCCCGCCGTGGGACGCCTCGTCGCCCGCTTCGGCCCCCGGGCCGTGGTCCTGGCCGGTATGGCCCTCGCGGCGGTCAGCACCGTCGCCTACACCCAGCTCGATCCCGCCAAGGACACCGCGCTGCTCGTCATCGCGCTCCTGGTACGCGGCGTGGGCCTGGGCACCACGCTCGCCCCGGCGCTGTCCACGGGCTTCGCCAGCATCGCCCCGGAGAACACCGGCCGGGCCAGCAGCGCCCTGATCGCCTCCATCCAGCTGGGCGGCTCGGTCGGTACGGCACTGCTCGCCGTCGTCGTCCAGCAGCAGCTCACCGACCGTCTGGGCCCGAGCGGTGCGTCCGCATCGGCCGCCAAGACGCCACGACTGGCCGGGCCGCTGACCGAGGCGTTCGGCAGCGCCTTCTGGTGGACGCTGGGGATCTGCGTGGCCGGCGCCATCGTCGCCCTCTTCCTGCCCAGCGCCGAGCGCGGCGGCACCCCCGCCGAAGCCTGA
- a CDS encoding class I adenylate-forming enzyme family protein — MSLHSRRHADWWGAGLLESRPAGAPWAIARSTVTYGQLRAQVSSLGHTLRSYGIGAGHTVALQGARSFTQMWALFALWSCGAQVMLMGPGLRGRELGTLLDRCRPQYHLSFDAPGWAAGTFHDECEVLVRRLKGGRPAETPHCLVQFTSGSTGVAKAIGRTPESVTTELGRFRAIGGMPRPGEKALLLAPPEHSFGLIGGLLHAMNTGAVPVFARDTGPRAVLDACRVHDVEAVLGAPGHFAGLASWPGDTPDSPDAPAPLDAAASSAASALGGIPPLPRLRMAISAGDVLVRQVSTRFAERFGVRIGQAYGTTETGIIAVDTAGVYGPGTVGVPAPGVRVRLVSGELQVRLPDSPYLAPEEPPARFLADGGRDPGGWLCTRDLVEVDRSGALRLLGRLDPPADRQVLTAGAAQRQVSDRTVVRRLDRDGFLAH; from the coding sequence GTGTCCCTCCACTCCCGCCGGCACGCCGACTGGTGGGGCGCCGGGCTGCTGGAGAGCCGGCCGGCCGGCGCCCCCTGGGCGATCGCCCGCAGCACGGTCACCTACGGCCAACTGCGCGCCCAGGTCTCCTCGTTGGGCCATACCCTGCGGTCCTACGGCATCGGGGCGGGCCACACCGTCGCTCTCCAGGGTGCCCGCAGTTTCACCCAGATGTGGGCGCTGTTCGCGCTGTGGTCGTGCGGCGCCCAGGTCATGCTGATGGGTCCGGGTCTGCGCGGCCGTGAGCTGGGCACCCTCCTGGACCGCTGCCGGCCGCAGTACCACCTCTCCTTCGACGCGCCCGGGTGGGCGGCCGGCACGTTTCACGACGAGTGCGAGGTCCTCGTCCGCCGTCTGAAGGGCGGCCGCCCGGCCGAAACACCGCACTGCCTGGTGCAGTTCACCTCCGGCAGCACCGGAGTCGCCAAGGCCATCGGCCGTACGCCCGAGTCCGTCACCACGGAACTCGGGCGCTTCCGCGCGATCGGCGGCATGCCCAGGCCCGGTGAGAAGGCGCTGCTGCTGGCGCCGCCGGAGCACTCCTTCGGGCTCATCGGCGGGCTGCTGCACGCCATGAACACCGGCGCGGTGCCGGTGTTCGCCCGGGACACCGGTCCCCGGGCGGTGCTCGATGCCTGCCGGGTCCATGACGTCGAGGCGGTTCTGGGGGCGCCGGGGCATTTCGCGGGCCTGGCGTCCTGGCCGGGCGACACTCCCGACTCCCCGGACGCTCCCGCCCCGTTGGACGCCGCGGCCTCGTCGGCGGCGTCCGCGCTGGGCGGCATACCGCCGCTGCCCCGGCTGCGGATGGCGATCTCCGCCGGCGATGTGCTGGTCCGGCAGGTCTCCACCCGCTTCGCCGAACGCTTCGGGGTGCGCATCGGCCAGGCCTACGGGACGACCGAGACCGGCATCATCGCCGTCGACACGGCCGGGGTGTACGGGCCGGGCACGGTCGGGGTGCCGGCGCCCGGCGTCCGGGTCCGTCTGGTCTCGGGGGAGCTACAGGTACGCCTGCCCGACTCGCCGTATCTGGCGCCGGAGGAGCCGCCGGCGCGTTTCCTCGCGGACGGCGGGCGCGATCCGGGCGGCTGGCTGTGCACCCGGGATCTGGTCGAGGTCGATCGGTCGGGGGCGCTGCGGCTGCTCGGCCGGCTCGATCCGCCGGCGGACCGGCAGGTGCTGACCGCCGGCGCCGCCCAGCGTCAGGTCTCCGACCGCACCGTCGTGCGGCGCCTCGACCGCGATGGTTTCCTCGCCCATTGA
- a CDS encoding cupin domain-containing protein codes for MTEATLHKGKDASPERPRRVLHVPAGEGQTVWVDGDTYTIKASHENTGGRLAFMEASVPPGCGPAAHIHHGEDEAYYLLSGELEVLDSGRTFTAHQGDFVFIPRGVTHRFKNTGLHVAKMVFMFTPAGFDKFFLEAGDPAQPGVQPLPWPAEHFPQIAEIGARYGWELGEEPAG; via the coding sequence GTGACCGAGGCAACGCTGCACAAAGGAAAGGACGCATCCCCCGAGCGCCCCCGACGGGTCCTGCACGTTCCCGCCGGGGAGGGCCAGACCGTCTGGGTCGACGGCGACACCTACACCATCAAGGCGAGCCATGAGAACACGGGCGGCCGCCTGGCCTTCATGGAGGCGTCCGTGCCCCCCGGTTGCGGCCCGGCCGCGCATATCCACCACGGCGAGGACGAGGCGTACTACCTGCTCTCCGGCGAGCTCGAAGTCCTCGACTCGGGCCGGACGTTCACCGCTCACCAGGGCGACTTCGTCTTCATCCCCCGCGGGGTGACCCACCGATTCAAGAACACCGGTCTGCACGTGGCCAAGATGGTCTTCATGTTCACCCCCGCCGGGTTCGACAAGTTCTTCCTCGAAGCCGGCGATCCCGCCCAGCCCGGTGTGCAGCCCCTGCCCTGGCCCGCGGAGCACTTCCCGCAGATCGCGGAGATAGGCGCCCGTTACGGCTGGGAGTTGGGCGAAGAACCCGCCGGCTGA